The segment GGGGGAGCATGGGCATCGTCTCCAGCGCCCACGACACCGTTCTTGAGCGCGCCGTCGCCCTCAAGGAGATTTCCCCGGTCCTCGCCCACGACCCCGAGCTGATGAGCCGTTTCCGGCGGGAGGCCCAGGTGCTCGCCCGGCTCTCCCATCCGGGGATAGTGCAGATACACGATTTCATCGAGGAGGAGGGCCGGGCCTGGATCGTGATGGAGCTGGTGGCCGGGGGCGACCTTTCCACCCTGTTGAAAAGCCAGGGGCCTCTTCCCGCAGAGAAGGCGGCCGGCCTGGGCTCCCGGATGGCGGAGGCCCTGGCCTATGCGCACCACCGGGACGTCGTGCACAGGGACTTCAAGACGTCCAACGTCCTTCTTACACCGGACGGCTCGCCAAAGATTACGGACTTCGGCCTTGCCCGCCTGGCCCGCGCACACCAGCTCACGCAGGAAGGGACGGCCATGGGGACCCCCGCCTACATGAGCCCCGAACAAGTGGAAGGCCGCACGGCCGACGCCCGGAGCGACATCTATTCCCTGGGTGTCGTCCTCTATGAGATGCTCACCGGGCGGGTTCCCTTCAGAAGCGAGGATCTGGCCGGGGTCATGGCCCAGCACCTGACCCAGGAGCCCGAGCGCCCCGGCGCGCTGGTACCGGGGCTTCCGGAGGAGCTGGAGGACCTGGTGCTCCGGATGCTTGAGAAGGCCCCCGCGCACCGGCCCCAGGACCTTGCCAGCGCGCTGCCCGTCCTGGCACGGCACGGAGCCCGGTCCCTGGAAGAAAGAACACCATAAAGGGAGCAACGAAAATGGCAAAGCTCATCGTCAAGCTCAAGGACAAGACCCTTCACGAGATCATCCTCCTGAAGGACGTGACGACCATCGGCAGGGACCCTTCGAACGACATCCGCCTGAACAACATGGCCGTCTCGCGCTTTCACGCGAAGCTCTACCGGCAGGGTTGGCCCTTTTACGTCGAGGACCTGAAGAGCACCAACGGCACCTTCCTCAACGGCAAGCGCGTGCCCTGGAAGGAGCCCCTCGCCCACGAGGACAAGAT is part of the Nitrospirota bacterium genome and harbors:
- a CDS encoding FHA domain-containing protein — its product is MAKLIVKLKDKTLHEIILLKDVTTIGRDPSNDIRLNNMAVSRFHAKLYRQGWPFYVEDLKSTNGTFLNGKRVPWKEPLAHEDKIKVGKHTLVFIQQETDYGNGGAQGPRVDDTICIPGRG
- a CDS encoding serine/threonine-protein kinase, producing the protein MASDASKRRFPLSLGVRAAELVRRALLGIRLLPGLLRKPALIRRWVLAARGAQVALLLAAILVPTVLTGTLDAVVEKLHTPTTTEKILGFFNTQVSSRPGDSVRLWGRVVLWSASGGLVLLLLLSRVPSTLKEARALSEKDEEEADALAERNPRESMLLYGRALALAAESNRTWKLRRKMDALDSADGASAVGKTVMAAPARKVGDEGRYRIRENLGRGSMGIVSSAHDTVLERAVALKEISPVLAHDPELMSRFRREAQVLARLSHPGIVQIHDFIEEEGRAWIVMELVAGGDLSTLLKSQGPLPAEKAAGLGSRMAEALAYAHHRDVVHRDFKTSNVLLTPDGSPKITDFGLARLARAHQLTQEGTAMGTPAYMSPEQVEGRTADARSDIYSLGVVLYEMLTGRVPFRSEDLAGVMAQHLTQEPERPGALVPGLPEELEDLVLRMLEKAPAHRPQDLASALPVLARHGARSLEERTP